Sequence from the Euwallacea similis isolate ESF13 chromosome 23, ESF131.1, whole genome shotgun sequence genome:
TTTGTGactaaaaattaacattaatattaCATGCAACGAAGCATAATTTGTCGTCTTTGTGTAACTTTTTTTAGTTGCTGCAGTTTATCAATTATAGAGGTATTTAGTGATACTTTCCAGTTAAAATGACCCACAACTCTCATTCTGTGGAAATTCCATTGAAAAGCAcaagaaaattcaatagaaCTGACGACTATTTTCGAAGTATATTCAATAAGGTAAGTCTATCTAATTTGTCTGGAGTCAAATAGTGTTTGCTttgaacaaaataatattttttctttctctttaaGTTTGATAGAGATGGAGATGGTTTCATTACAGTCACCGAGCTGAATGACATGATTGAAAGCCGCGAATATGAACAAGACATCCCTGCACATTGCGTCCAAAAAATTCATGAACTACATGATACCAACTTAGACAGAAAACTAAACTTTGaggaatttattgaaatgatACACAATCCTGAGCTAAGTCAAATATTTGGTCACTATTTTACACGGTAGGACACAAACAAATGGGGTCACAGTCATATAATCACTGTGTTTTTAGATacatcaatttaataattccaAGGAAGGCCCCACATCCCAGCCACACAGCCACAGATGGCATATATGAGGAAGAATACTCTTGTTACCCCCCTGCAGTTGGCATGATCATAATATCTTtgatagaaataattttattttgtgtgGATGAGTTCACAGAGAAAGATTCCACCAAAATTGCTTCAGGTCCTACAGCCACACTTTTCATTTATGAACCTTACAAGAGACATGAAGCATGGCGCTATTTGACTTATATGTTTGTCCACATTGggtatgtaaaaaaaaaaccatattttacttcaaaatacaacatttatattttagaatatttcatttatttgtgaATCTGGCAGTACAAATAATGTTGGGGGTTCCCTTGGAAATGGTGCACAAATGGTGGAGGGTATTGATTGTTTATTTTGCTGGTGTTTTAGCGGGGTCTCTGGCTACCTCTGTCACAGACCCTTATGTGAAATTAGCAGGAGCCAGTGGTGGGGTGTATTCTCTGATCACGGCTCATGTGGCTTCAATTATAATGGTAGATATTAAGTTGCACTTAAGCCTATAACTACAGCTGTTACTTGGTTGCAGAACTGGAAAGAAATGTCTTTTCCTTTGGTGCAGTTATTGATATTTGTTCTTGTTGGAGGAGTTGATATTGGGACTGCAATATATCATCGATATGTGTTGGATAAAGTACAGAGTATAGGATATGTTGCACATTTTGGGGGTAAAAACTATTTCTCTATATTTTGTTGTGTTGTTTCCAATAATATAATTCATAGGTGCAGTGGCAGGTCTTCTAGTAGGAATCAACATCTTAAGAAACCTTTCAGTGACTAAACCAGAGAGGTTGATATGGTGGATTTCAATCATGCTTTTCTCAAGCCTGATGGCTGTGTGCATCATATGGAACTTGGCCTGGCCTGATTACTTCCCCAAGGACCCTTATGAGGACCATAGGTATTGGGTAGAAAACTACTTTAATTCAAATAAGACAAACAAGAAGAGTAGTTAAGTATTTTCAcagtatttcaattttgttttattagttacttgaaattattgattttagatctaatgaaaagtatttatttattatgtttccattttatgtattatatttaGGTTCAGTAAGAAACCAggaattttttaactaatttatttttatagtgttattatttgctgaaaatgttaaaatgtgCAGCATACAGGGATAGGGGTAGccaaaaataacgaaattttatgtattttgaaaaaaagatttgtttaaaaattctcagTTTTAATCAACTTTGTGTAGTGTTTAaataataagatatttttcaagacTGTTGGACTATTAGTTgcctaataataaatttgttaatttactTAATACTTTTTCTCAGTTTCACTTGTCATTTTGTAGCGGTTTTTATGTTggaaatttcttatttcaatgTATAGTAAATGAAGACGAAACGTCCTAGAGATTGTTCATTGTTACAATTTATGTAAACATGCATAGAACGATGAAAGTTTAGTTACTTTTGACTATTCTCAAGTAATATTAGCACAGAGTTTCTTGTTTGGTACTTATAATAATGAACTCGGTTTAGGTATGATAAAcctgaataaaagttttaccttaattttgaccaggataattttttttgcaacgaGGATAAAGGgtaaaacaatttgttattttgaaatttccgaAGTTACCTGATATTGGCTGCTTTAATACGAATATGAATCTCTTGAGAgttgtgaatatttttattattagaatataattattgttttatgtaTCATTTACTCCATGCACTCCACTGTAGGTATTACCgataatatattattgaatatataaaaaagtattatagCATATTCTtagtttttcgaaaatatatttttttgatatatgcatattttgtattaaaaatagacTAGCCGTCCTCTAATATGatcttttttggttttctcaATTCATAAACCTAATAAAACACTGCATTTTCTCCTACCTaatcatttaaatatatttatttgtcaCCGTATTTTCATCacgaaataataatatacaaaaatataaaatatacataataacataaaaacatATATTGCACCAATATTTACAAAGTCATCAGCGATTGCCGAACAAAAACTACGTCTTCCCACAAAATTCTACATACGGCGACTTTTTTTAGTCTTTTAAACACGTGGGAAGCGGGTTTTTGCCCAGAAACAAGACGACACTTAAACTGTGATATAATTTCTAAACGAAAAAACATCAAGCATACAAGATCACTATTAGAAGTCGTAGGCGAATGTTTGGCCACGGAAAAACGTCAGCTTCACGACGAATACGGGTCATGTGCTAAGCTAAATGACTGATAATGAGTGATGCTGCTGAAGAAACGTCGTGAAGCGGGTTTTTCTGCAGGCAAAATAACGCTTGAGGTAACTTGGGATTTTAGTATGGGCCGGATTTGCCTGGAGGGCCGTAGCTGCTGGATACGCCTCCTCCACTTCCTATAAATTGGTGTTATGTGAGTTGAAGAGTTATTGTAAGATTAATATAAACTTACCTCCTCCGCTGATGATGTCACCACCTCCATGTCCTCCTCCGATTCCACCTCCATGTCCTCCTCCGATTCCACCTCCAATGCCTCCACCGATTCCTCCGCCAATTCCTCCACCAAATCCACCTCCACCACCAGCTCCACCGCCGAATCCGCCTCCGAATCCTCCTCCAGATGAAGAAGTCTAAAGAAATTGAGAGTTGtgtaattttaagtaaaattataaCGATTTATCAGTGATAGatagatatttaaattcatttgtttTGTTGGCGTTCCTAACAGCTCTCACAATAGAAGACTCGACTTtcctaatttttctttcatgttGCTAATAATACCgacaaaaaaatcccataaaaaacaattaaccTTTAGATACGACCGACAATAACAAACATAGTGAAAGTATCTACAAATAAAGCTCTGATGCATATCGATTaactgcaaaatattttcccgACGCTTTCTTTTCGTCATAAACTTAGGAAGATACTAAACTTGGAATGCGGACCATTGTCATGAAATCTGTCGTGACATAAGATGGCAATTGCTTATTTTCCGTGTTAGGATTTCTTATTGCATCTTGTAAAACTTGGGTAAGATGGTGCTATTCTAATGGTGAAAGCTTAATGAATCATGAAAGCGCACCTGAGTCTTGTATCTGATGAAGTAAACTTCCGGTTTGCTTGGCTGAGTTGGAGCGGGGGTCGGGATGCTGATTTCTGGAGCTTCTTCTGGCTTCTTAACCAAAACGTACACCAAGGTCTTTTCTTCGTTTTGAGGTTGAACTGGAATTACTGGGGCAGTTGGAGTTGGGGCGCTTGGTGCCTGAAAGTTCCGATATGGAGGATGATGTGAGAATgtcttttttaagaaactaCCTTAATGAAGATGATTTTGTAATGCTTTTGAGCTTGGGCTACAGGGATAGGTCTTTGGGGCCTAAATTCTTCAGGCTCTGGTGGTGGGACATGGACGTAGATGTGCTTTTGAACCGTGGTACCTCCGCCGAAACCACCTCCGAAACCTCCTCCGAATCCACCACCGCCGCCGCCTCCGAAACCACCTCCAACTCctaaaattatgttaaaattatcAAGAACTTCACtcaaatagatttttcaaCAAACCTCCTCCGAATCCACCTCCGGCTCCACCTCCGAAGCCTCCTCCGGCTCCACCTCCGAAGCCTCCTCCGGCTCCACCTCCAAATCCACCTCCATGGCCGCCTCCAAAACCTCCACCGCCGCCACCTCCAAATCCACCTCCGCCTCctgaaaaattgtgatttgAGAAATGTAAAggtggttaaaaaaaaagtacctCCAGAGAATCCTCCTCCTGAAGAGCTGAAACCGCCTCCTCCAGCTGATGGAGTTCCGTACGAAGTGCTTGGAGGGCTGTAGCTGTAGCCGGCCTCAGGACGGGCACTAGCTAGCGCTACGAGCGCTGATAACAGCTACAAAGAACATCAAGCCCCAAATTAAAGAGTTGAAAGGACTTTTCGGAGGATTCAAAATCAATAGTGGTCTCCCACATACCACCAAATAACGCAAGCCATCATCACAAAATTACATACAACCTTTCTCCAAAGCCTCGCAGCAGTCAATAAATCACAATACTTCCTCTTTAACTAACATTATATCATTTCGAAACAAAGAACCAACGGTAAATCGCCACTTTCTATATGAAACCGATAACAAGGAACAACTTGAATAGCGAAACCCGAAAGGTCGTCAACGAAGAGTAAAAGCTAAGGTCACGAtcaaaaggtgaaaattattCTTGAATCTTCAATGCAAAGAAAGTCCATTAAACGAAGAATAGAAATTAACCATGATGGTTTAAGTGTTTACCGAGTGACATATGAAATTCGAAATTGCTTTGGTGGGCTTGATTAGGACACCGCAACGTGCAAATTAGCTTTTTTCACTAGTTGATAGATTAGTCTACTccctaattaattttgattgatGATTTAAGATAAGTGGGAAATTAAAGGAAAGGTACACATTTCCTTCAGTTGAGTAATCATTTTCTCACGTTAATTAATTGTGTACTGAGAAATAGTGGTAAATCCCCCGTTTTgcaagaattttataattcgTTTTTGTTCATTGTtttgcaattcaaatgccTGCTTGCATTGCTTTGTCACACGATTTCTTAGactacatatttttgtttaccaatttaaataattcacgAAAAGTCTCACATAGACCATCCGCAACaacaaaacattgaatttttctcaAGCTATGGCCCAATATTCTCACGATTATTTCAATATGCCACTTATAATGATTCGGACCGTGATTGAAAAGCTATTCAGTGAATGATCTATATTAAAACTGGTTCGTTTATGactgtttaattaattaagcgTTAAGTGAGGAAACATGGAAAGTTGTTTGAAGAAGTGAGTCGAGAGATGATACTCTAGTGATActgttttttaaagatttgtgTCAGGAAGGCAGTGTACCTGAGGATATATTTTAGATACGAGGAAAGTTTTCACGTTTGGGAAATGTTCATTAATCAACGCGCAAATTATACATCGAACAAACATTTACAAAGAAAAGTGCCTTCATCTGTATTCCTGGAGTGAAAATATTGGAAGATTTCCGGGAATGACGTCAGTATGACCTACTTTCaatgttattttgacattatttttgatttccgAGGAATCTTCTATTGGGCAAATTTCATTGTCTTGTCTCTTGTTTACTTGGGAAGGGGAGGAGTATTACTTGAAACGCATAATAATTTGtggtaatacattttttggcCTGGAATTGAAGTGAGAAAATGCGATACTTGAACAGTACTTTCTGTCATTTTGTATCCTGTCTATTTCATTCTATTTGTTTTGCGAGGAAAGTTCTATAGTCATTTATtcgcaaatttaaaatcagttttctctatgttttttttatgaaaaaaatatgaataaaagcATTGTGTAATAAATATCTCAAGCGTAAAAAACAATACTTAATTTTACAGAAACACTTCCAAAAACTTAAAGATTATCAACAAAACATTCGataacaaaacataaaaattaataaacgtttctaattttttacttttaaactcTCATTTTCTACTACTGTCCGTACTGACCCATGACtcatatttaacatttaacgCTATATCATATAACAGTCCTCTTCAAATACACGCTCTTAAATGAAGACAGAAGATATAACGTACGTTTCAATAACGTCCTGAGCCTACTTTACCATT
This genomic interval carries:
- the LOC136416590 gene encoding rhomboid-related protein 2-like yields the protein MTHNSHSVEIPLKSTRKFNRTDDYFRSIFNKFDRDGDGFITVTELNDMIESREYEQDIPAHCVQKIHELHDTNLDRKLNFEEFIEMIHNPELSQIFGHYFTRYINLIIPRKAPHPSHTATDGIYEEEYSCYPPAVGMIIISLIEIILFCVDEFTEKDSTKIASGPTATLFIYEPYKRHEAWRYLTYMFVHIGIFHLFVNLAVQIMLGVPLEMVHKWWRVLIVYFAGVLAGSLATSVTDPYVKLAGASGGVYSLITAHVASIIMNWKEMSFPLVQLLIFVLVGGVDIGTAIYHRYVLDKVQSIGYVAHFGGAVAGLLVGINILRNLSVTKPERLIWWISIMLFSSLMAVCIIWNLAWPDYFPKDPYEDHRYWVENYFNSNKTNKKSS
- the LOC136416592 gene encoding uncharacterized protein isoform X2, with translation MKPFMLLSALVALASARPEAGYSYSPPSTSYGTPSAGGGGFSSSGGGFSGGGGGGFGGGGGGGFGGGHGGGFGGGAGGGFGGGAGGGFGGGAGGGFGGGGFGGGGGGGFGGGFGGGFGGGTTVQKHIYVHVPPPEPEEFRPQRPIPVAQAQKHYKIIFIKAPSAPTPTAPVIPVQPQNEEKTLVYVLVKKPEEAPEISIPTPAPTQPSKPEVYFIRYKTQTSSSGGGFGGGFGGGAGGGGGFGGGIGGGIGGGIGGGIGGGHGGGIGGGHGGGDIISGGGSGGGVSSSYGPPGKSGPY
- the LOC136416592 gene encoding uncharacterized protein isoform X1, translated to MKPFMLLSALVALASARPEAGYSYSPPSTSYGTPSAGGGGFSSSGGGFSGGGGGGFGGGGGGGFGGGHGGGFGGGAGGGFGGGAGGGFGGGAGGGFGGGVGGGFGGGGGGGFGGGFGGGFGGGTTVQKHIYVHVPPPEPEEFRPQRPIPVAQAQKHYKIIFIKAPSAPTPTAPVIPVQPQNEEKTLVYVLVKKPEEAPEISIPTPAPTQPSKPEVYFIRYKTQTSSSGGGFGGGFGGGAGGGGGFGGGIGGGIGGGIGGGIGGGHGGGIGGGHGGGDIISGGGSGGGVSSSYGPPGKSGPY